Part of the Triticum urartu cultivar G1812 chromosome 2, Tu2.1, whole genome shotgun sequence genome, TCCTTCCCTTAGTTAGATTTAGTTTTGCGGTTTCATGATCTCTGCTCTATCATACATGCTAGATAGATACGCGCTGTTTCTCGGTTCGTCTGGCCGTGCCCCGTTCTTGATTTCAGTTGCGGATTCCCGTTCCTTGATTTGGTTTCCTCGAAGCAAAGAACACTGGAAGGATCCATATCGAATTGGATTCGACACGAATCTATGGCCTGGCTACTCGAATCTAATCGCGTTGTAGTGGAAGCTAGCTGTACGGTGGCTTAATGGAATAGAATTGCGACGCTGTTTTCTCTTGACTTAATCCCAGATATTAAAAAATAGCTGCACTGAGCATAATACTACTACTCCTTCCCACCATCGTTACCAGATTTTTTAGATTGGAAAGGCTCATTAATAATGATTAGCAGTGCAAAAGTTGTATCTTTCAGCTGTAAAATACAGTGAAAGGACATTGACGTGTCAGTTTCTGTCTCGTGCAAATCGTGACATGGGAACGGGGATACAGGGAAAAGTGCCCTTCGCTTGCTTCCCCCCTCACGGGAGGAGAGACAGTGTGGTGTGGAGGGACTCCTGGGGTTGAGGTGTAGGATCTCTCAAATCTCAATAATTGTGATCGGAATCAGTGACATCAAGAACCCTTTCGGTTTGGATCTTGTCCTTTTTGTTACAACTTGTAAAGTACTAGTATATATTGGCGATAATTGTGGAGTCTATCAACTTAGGTTTGCTTGGACTTGTTATAATCTCAATCGAACAGCAGTGGTATGCATATGCTTTGTTCTTGCATGGAACTGAATATTTTGTACTTGTCTTCAGTTTCAGTTGAATGTAGGCCCTGATGATTAAGGAATGATTCTCCTTTGGTACTACCTCTGTTCACTAATGTAGGACGTTTTCGCAGTTCAATTTAAACTGCAAAAACTTCCTACATTAGTGAACAGAGGGTATAGTTGTGTACATCAACAATTAATGGTTGCTTTTGGACTCAAAGTTAACTGCAAATAGTTCGGCCTTTTGCTGtatatattactccctccataCCAAAATATAAAAGATGTCTTATATTTTGGTACAGAGGTAGTATATGCTTAACATGCTAAAACCATACGCAATGGAACATTTCAAGTCAAGATTTCACGTGTTAGTGTATTATGCGTGCCAGATTGCTCACACTCTTCTTGTTTCTGCAGGACTTCCACGACTATATGCAACCTCCTGGAACAGTCTAGTTCCTAAATCCTTCTTCCATTCTGGCAGATATCAAGAGATCATTCAGGTCTCGCACCTCTGAGTGGGTGTGGATTTGCAACAATTCTGCGACCAACTTATCGCTGCCTCTTGGAGTAATCCCATCATACATCTGGAGATTACGGCGAGCACTGGAGGGACTTTTTGTTGATTACGGTTAATTGAGGAAAGCAGCTGAGATGTAACAATTTTTTTGAGCTGAGCTCTCTTCCAAGACAGGCCTGTGATTTAGCAATGTGATTGGATCAACTCTGTTTTTGGATCTGGTGTTAGCTCAGTTGACACTAGAGTTGACTTATGGTTAGGTTTTTCTGTTTTTCATCCTCTACTACACAACAGAAACCGAAGGTATGGAAAATAGCTGATGTATTTTGAATAATTTCCAATTGTATTCTTTGTTTGAGCTGACAACTAATAGTTTCCCAAATATCTTTGTTCCCCTTTTGTACTTTAGGAGGCCTTTCTGCTAGCAGATAAGACCATGCTTACTGTTTCAAAGAAAGATTCTCAGGAACAAACAGTGAAGTTCACTGCTGGATCAGTGGGCCCGAAGCAGATGGCGGATGAAAATAACCATTCAGTTGCTAGTGGGCAGTATGATATTAACTCATCATCTCACCAAGAATGCTGGAGATCTGATGAATGGAATAGACATGCATGCTCTGATGATGACAAAGAGGAGAAAGTTGGGCACCTACAGAAGAGCCAGTCTCTTGGGAACATGCTTCAAGAGGATTGTGATCATCATGGCAGTGAAGGTACTGAGTGTGACATTACAGACCATGATTACAGAAGCCATTGCTCTGGTTTCAAGAGCAATACAGATGTTGAAGAATCCACTAGGTTAGGCAGCAAGAACAACGAGAATGTTTTTGATGCCTCATCTGACCTGATCAGTCATGGTGTTTATGAACCTTCAGTTGATCATGCCGCTGATTCTGACAGGCATCACTCTTATGACCACAGCAAATTTCCAAGGTCACAATCTGCTATATTTCAGAATAATTCTGATAGTGACCGAGAAGGTTCTGTTGATTCTGAGAGACTAGGCCCCCGTTGCAGATCTTTTGAGGATTTATGTTCAATGGACGGTGAAAAGGTTGATTACTTGAGTGGTGATGAAACAAATCGCTCGAAATCAAATTTGCCTGTGCTTTGTGCTGGACCTTCTTCGCCAGGTATCTCTGAATTATTAGACTTGGAGAATGGTTCAGGAGGTCGCTCTGATGCTGCTGAAGATGGCCAACGGTCCTCTGCAAGTGTAGATGGGAAGTTTGTGAGGGATGGGATGATAAGTCATGACTACTGGGATGGCAAATATATTGCTGCTGATAATTCAGCTCATCCAGTTGCCACTTGCTGTGCGGATTCAGGGCATTATTGTGTCATCAATGGTGCTTTAAATCAAGAGAGGGAAGAGAAATTGTGGAACAGAAATAGCGGTCTCGACCAGGAGTCACTTGGCATTGACATGCCTAATTTGAAGAACCCGTCTGACTCGAAGGATATTAGTGAGGAAGCTGAACACAATGAAACTGAAATGAATGGTGATCAGCATTTTGACGAGGACCCAAATGAACTTAGTCCAAGAGCTTACAGCATTAAAAGGATCGAGGATTGGATCAGCCAAATTGATATTGACAGTGACATCATTGTGGAGGAGCAGGGAGAAAGTTCAAGTTCTGCATCAACAAAATATAGCGAGTCGGTGGTCAGTGTTTCTGCTGTGCGCCCTGATGCTAAAAGTCCTCTTGGCATGGAGATAGCTTACACTTATATTTCCAAATTGACTCCTGTTTCTTCATCTGCACAATTGCCAAACCTTGGTTTGGTTGCAATCCCAAGACTGAGCGCGTTCTCAGGCCTACGGCTGTTGAACTTATCAGGGAATTCAATAGGTGAGTATTCTTCCTATAATTCAGCAGATTAATTATTGCTATTATTGGAATATTCATTTGTTTCAGGAGATAATGTCATCAATTTCTCTAACATCTGGGGTTTTCTGCACAGTGCGCGTAACTGCAGGAGCTCTCCCGAAAGGTCTTCACATGTTAAGCCTGTCGAAGAATAATATCTCGATTATTGAAGGCCTTAGAGAACTAACACGCTTACGCTTGCTGGACATAAGCTATAATAGGATCTCTAGAATTGGCCATGGTATGGTTTTCAACAGCTTTTACTTTCTCCTTATGAAATATGCTTAATTTATGGAGAACTGAGCGCTAGCTTAGTGCTTGGGCCACTGTCTGGTGCTCTGGGCTTGCACGGTTCTGCCGCCAATTACTAGTTAATATGTAGGCTGTCCTGATAATAAATTTAATCATGTTTCCCATCAGTATCCTCTGAACAGAGAAATCACTATGCTCCATGGTCCTTGTTATATTCAATGTTTTGAAGAGGAAAATACAGTCCAGTGCATAACATGGAATGATTTATTCTTAATAAAATTGCACCATACTCTTGCAGTTAATGACAGTATAAAACGAACAGATTTGCTTGCTTCTCATTGATTTATGTTTTGGGACACCTTTTAGGTTTGGCTTCATGTTCTTCTTTGAAGGAGTTATATCTGGCTGGTAACAAGATCAGTGAGGTAGATGGCCTTCACCGCCTTCTGAAGCTAAAAGTTCTGGACTTGCGCCACAACAAGATTTCTACATCCAAGGGCCTTGGTCAACTGGCTGCGAACTACAATTCCCTCGAAGCCATCAACCTAGATGGCAACCCGGCACAGAAGAACGTAGGTGACCAGCACCTGAAGAAGTACCTGTTAGGCCTCTTGCCAAACCTTGCTGTGTACAACAAGCAGCCTGTAAGAGCAACTGGCTCAAAAGAGGTCTCGGACCGTCACACACGCAAGATCTCTTCTTCCCATCGTTCTGACCGCAGTTCCAGATCGGACCGCAAATCTTCCAGGTTGGTGGCTGGCACATCTTCACGGCATGCCCGTCCTGCACATACTTCAGGCCCTTTGGTGAAGCAGTCGAGGTCCCGGAACATGCCAATGGCAGCGCTGGGCTCTAGACCAGTGGAATATGCGGGTGCTGGAGTTCCAGCGAAGCAAATTCAGATGGAGGAAAATTCGCAGTGACATCATCCAAGCAGAGCTGCCTAGCCAGCCAAGGCTTTTGGACAAGGATGTTGCAAGTTTTCCTGTTAAGTTTGTAAAATAATTAAGCTCAAACAGTATGGTGAAGAGCACTTTTCTTATACTGCTAAAGACATGTATTTTTTTTTGTCATAGTACTACGTGGCAGTGTTTTTGAATAAGAGTACACAGGAATGTTGTAAGACAAAACACAAATACCTCTGTGAATTGAATTGGTACCGCCAGTCAGATGTTTTTGTCTAGCGTGTTTTGGTTTGGCTGTTGCTGCAAGCTGAAACCTGAAAGTAGTTTTAAGTTCCCTTTTCCTACCCAAAATCAGGTTGGGGAATCATTTTGCACAGGAAAATACTTTATAGGCACCCACGTGGTTGAGATAATTCTTCAAGCGGTGAATACTTGCACTATTCCTTCAGGGTGGAACGAGACTGCAATTGTGATGATTCCTAAAATAAATTCTCCAAAGAAAGTTGCTCAGTTTAAGCTAATTAGTTTGTGTAATGTGGTATATAAGGGGCTACACGATTGAAATTAATCTTACATGAGGTATTAGTAGCTCTACTTGAAGTGATTTTGTCCCCGGATAATGATTACCAACTAGTGGCCTATGAGTGCTATCACACAATTAAAAATAAGAGGGAAGGTCAGGAGGGTATGTGTGCTATTAAGGTGGACATGTATAAAGCCTATGATCGTGTTGAGTGGATTTTTTGAAGGAAATTATGTTGAAGCTCGGTTTTCATACAAGTTTGGTTAACTCAATTATGGCATGCATATCAACTTTAGAGTGTGAGTCCGGTTTAATTCGGAAGAAAGGGAAAGTTTTAAGCATACGAGGGGATTCTTTATTTTCACGTTGCTTCTTGTTATGCACGAATGCACATAGAGTTTGTTGCAATAGTGAaattcaaaattaaactcatACTAGATAGTCGAGACATTAAATCAAAATTAAGGTGACATAAACAAGTGTCAAACACTTGCATCATCATTAATACCAGTATCGATTTGGTTTACTAACTTATTGCTAGCGGTCACTATGTTGACATTATTGGTGACCGTTTTCCCTCTACGGTCTGTATGTTCTAGACACTCCTTGGAGAAGTGTCTGAGCTTTCAACAGGCGTAGCACTCTATCTCAGTCTTGTCATCTTCTTTTTGAAGGTAGTAGTCTTGACTCATGTTGGGCATAAAACCCGAATCCCGAATCCCGAACCTGAAAACCCCGAATAACCTGAACACTATATCGGGTAGCAGATCTGAAAACCCGAATTTAATATGGGTAATTCGGGTAAAAGGCCACGATACCCGAATTACACGAATAGCCCGAACTAATTAGTTAGCCAAGTAAAACATGACACACACTTGCGCAAAGAAGGCCCAGCCCAAAAGGCTGTCGCTAGCCCTCGCCCCCTGCAAGCAAACCTAGGTCGAGTGCGTCCCCAACTCCTCCAAATCTGAGCgccctgtaacgccctcgatgcggctatagctcccacgtgtcgaggcacgacttagagacataaccgcattgaaagcaatgtcgcaagtcaggcaatcattacaacatcccatgtaatacataataaaagggggagatacatagttggcttacactcgccacgtcacatcagagtacataaataacatccttcaaacaatcactcatggcccgactacggcgccaaaatagaaaagaacccaacatgcgacaaggctctgaatcgaaccccaactaggcaccactactgattatcgggaaaggaaacataataacgctgagagtcctcgttgaactcccacttgagctcgtactcatcacctggagcggaatcacctggacctgcatctggaattatagtatctgtgagccacggggactcagcaatctcgcaccctcgcgatcaagactatttaagcttataggaatggataaggcaaatatatgtggagctgcagccagcgactagcatgtatggtggctaacttatccgcaaaagagagcgagaagaggaggcaaggcacgagcgataatctagaggaacaacctgcgcaagcataactccaacaccgtgtccacttcccggactccgccgagaagaggccatcacggcaacacactcagttgattcattttaattaattaaggttcaagttatctacaaccggacattaacaaattcccatctgcccataaccgcgggcacggctttcgaaaattcaatccctgcaggggagtcccaactttgcccatgacaagctctcacggtcaacgaaggaatagacctccacccgagacacaccgatcagactcggcaacccggtacaacaagacaattcgacaggttaaaacaagaccagcaacaccgcccgaatgtgccgacaaatcccgataggagctgcacatatctctttctcagggcacactcagatgagcgctccatacaactaaaatcaaacctcgagtttccccgagggggcgctgcacaggactctagtttggaccaacactcagaggagcactggcccgggggggggggttaaaataagatgacctttgagtctgcagaacccaagggaaagaaaaggctaggtggaaaatggtaaaaccaaggttgggcattgctggacaagctttaatcaaggcgaaatatcaaggggttcccattataacccaaccgcgtaaggaacgcaaaatccgggaacgtaacaccgatatgacggaaactagggcggcaagagtggaacaaaacactaggcgagaggccgagccttccaccctttaccaagtatatagatgcattaagataacatagcaatataatgatatcccaacaagtaaataaatgttccaacaaggaacggcctccaatcttcacctgcaactagcaacgctataagaggggctgagctaaagcggtaacatagccaaacaacggtttgctaggacaaggtgggttagaggttgacatggcaattaggaggctgacaagcaaaaggtaggcatcgtagcattggcatagcaagagcgagcaaactagcatagcaaagatagtagtgatttcgagggtatgatcatcttgcctgcacagttgtcagagttgactggatcctcacaagcaaactcaacgggctcctcggtagcgaactcgtctcccggctctacccaacaagacaaacaaacaataaggatacaatcaaccacgtgcaagaccaagcaatatgatgaaatgatgatatgctatatggaatgcgatgcgggatgcaaaatgcaagatagacaggaaatgcatgaacctggcctcaacttggaattccaagggtgccactggaaagatgagatgaaatcgcttgaaaacgatataaagatcattggaatcggagttacggtttggaaatggcaagcgttttaagatatgacaccggtctgcgatttacagcaagtaggcatctaaatgcaatgcaatgaacatgctacagccaccaaacatgacaacaaaatacatggcagggatgcccacaagatgcttaaaaatactagcactgagccacggccaattcatccattatgaggtccaaacaagcatggcaaaaacgcaaatgcaaaacagattccagacttagtgaaataaatactagtctgaaatttcagatcacgaagccctcttcggagcagcaaaacaacatgatacatgacctgaaacatgacaagtaagaacatggaatggagatactcaacaagcttaacaaaagtcccaaagtgacctggggccaaaagggatcacaaaatatattaacgggcacacgaacatagctaaaacacaatcagttttcagacttagtgaaaactgagacatgctgaaatataactcacgaaggcatgtaaacgagctcgatgcactcaccatggtgcaagtcatggaaaggaaggcacacatccattaagaaggccaaaatacaagctagaaatgcaaagaacaatggcatagcatgcacggatcaactacacaACGCCCGGCAAAATCgcaacgagttgacgatctgccagattcaccatgaagcaaagTAGAGCtggattgactcaagctaggctgCTCCAAATTGCAAacaaaagacatggatggatagagcataacatgattaacaaaaactcctttactgatcattcctcaaaagaggcacgatcactagaaacaagctgaacatatggcatcatgaactaaaaatATCCCAGACTGTGAAAACaactgtctctgaaaacagatttcccgggtgcctctctttgcgagcttgcacaagtcaccacacacatcctaaaaatgcatgggttgcacctctggaaagaagacaaaatgcttaacaaaacatatgaaggactcacaggcatagcatgcacacaataatcatggcaaaaatgacaaaagtctaagatgaactagcagatctgacaattaactcatgaagcatccttctagcagcattttggccatcaagatgaactcaaatgaaaatgatgcaatggaatgaaatgatgtactcgtcgaggcgaacattttgatatattatatgccaaatcggagctacggatgcaaagttacgggcggtcaaagtaggcataaaatactgaggaggagagggaaaaagtcaaccttaagttttggatctagatctgggCACTGTTACACGCACGGGAACCGAGGTCGCTGGAATCGGACTTGAAGCTCGCCGGAATCCTTGCCGGAGAGGAAGGAGATGACCGGGGCGAGGCCGGCCGGATCCGGTGGCGCGCGAGTAGGCGCCGGCGGATGGCGGGAGGCGGCGAGGCGGAGGAAAGGCGCGTCGGGCGGCGgtgggccgggcgggccggcgcggcggcgcgcggcgggcgaggtggcgGCGATGGCGGTCCGCGGTGGCGCCGGTCGCCGGAGGTTgggaaggcggcggcgctcgtgaggaggaggaggcgcgggggcgcgggctcgcgggggccgtacgcgggcctcccgggccggctggcggcggcggcgggcgcggccaCGTGTCGCGTCGCGGTTGGCTGGGcgggcggcggacgcgtccggcgtcggggcggacgtgtccgtcggcggtGGGATCTGATTTTTTTTTAgactagggtttggacggggaagaagatccgaatttggagggggctatttataggcataagtggagctaggagagtccaaatgaggtgcggttttcgcccacgcgatcgtgatcgaacgctgtaggacatggagcagagtttggtgcgttttgggacaaattggaggggtgttgggctgcaacacacacgaggccttttcggtccctcggttaaccgttggagtatcaaacgaagtccaaatggtacgaaactcgacaggcggtctaccggtagtaaaccaaggccgcttggcaagtctcggtccaatccggaaatgtttaatccccacacacgaaagaaagctagaaatgaccaccggaggagaacgaagcgccggaatgcaaaacggacaacggggaaaatgctcgaatgcatgagatgaacacgtatgcaaatgcaatgcacatgatgacatgatatgagatgcatgacaacgaaaacaacacgcggagacaaagacccgaacccgagaaataaatataacttaacgccggaaacggcaagactTGGAGTACAAAaaagggaaagttacatccggggtgttacaacactccaccactacgaaaagatcttgtcccgagatctaggactgaaagaactccgggtactcagaacggaggtgatcctcgcgttcccaggtagcttcacggtcggaatggtgtgaccacttgactttgagaaatttgattgacttgttgcgagtcttgcgttcagtctcttcaagaatagcaactgggtgctcacgataggagagatcttcttggagctcaatgtcctcgaagttgacggtgcggtcaggagtcttgaagcactttcgaagctgagagacatggaacacatcatgaacatttgcaaagtttgaaggaagctcgagttgataggcgaggtcgcctctcttgctgacaatcttgaaaggtcccacgtatctaggggcaagcttccctttgataccgaagcgacgagtacctttcataggagagacacggaggtaaacatgatctccgatctcgaaagccaaatcacggtgcttactatcatagtagctcttctggcgggattgggctgctttgaggttatcacgaatgactttgcacatttcttctgcttctgtgattaagtcattacccagcagctgacgttcaccggtttcagaccagttgagaggggtacggcacttcctgccatacagaatttcaaaaggggccttgcccgaacttgcttgaaaacttgttgttataggagaattcagcataaggaagacaatcctcccacttcatgccgaaggagatcacacaagccctgagcatatcttcaagaatctggttgacacgctcgacttgaccgcttgtttgaggatggaaagctgtgctgaagcggatgttggtgcccatggccttctgaaaagaatcccaaaacttcgaggtaaagatgctgccacggtctgaagagatcacttgaggaataccgtgcagagagacaatgcgagaggtatagagttccgccaattgagctgcagtgatcgactctttgataggcagaaagtgagccactttggtgagtttgtcgatgacaacgaatatagcatcattgccacgcttggactttggaaacccagtcacgaagtccatctcaatgtggtcaaacttccattctggaatggcaagaggttggaggagaccagctggcctttggtgttctgccttcactcttctgcagacatcacattcattcacgagtTGAGCGATCTCGTGCTTCATTcaagtccaccaataagcttgcttgaggtactgatacatcttcgtactcccagggtggatggagaggagagaattgtgagcctcgttcatgatcactttacggaggtcacctttgggcacaacaatacgatcctcgaagaagagagtgtccttgtcatcaaggcggtagcacttgtacttggactgactcttggcaatcccaatcttcacctttttcaccatagcatcaagaagttgggcttggcgaatctggtcttctaaggtaggagagacttgaaggttggcaaggaaaccttgaggaacaacttgcagattaagtttgcggaaagcttcacaaaggtcgggttgataaggcttgagaatcagactattgcagtaggcctttctgctcaaagcgtcagcaatcacattggccttgcctagtatactcaatactcggattatactcttgaatcatttcgacccatcgagtttgccttaggttgagattaggctgagtgaagatgtacttgagactcttgtgatcagtgaaaatgtccacttttcttcccaatagaagatgtctccaagtcaaaagagcatgcacaactgccgccaactcgagatcatgagtggggtagttcttctcattaggcttcaactggcgagatgtataagcaacaactttcttctcttgcatcaatactgcgccaagaccttggagagaggcatcacaaaagacctcgtacggcttggattcatcaggcggagtcagaactggagcagtgatcaatttctctttcaaagtgttgaa contains:
- the LOC125537512 gene encoding uncharacterized protein LOC125537512, which codes for MVRFFCFSSSTTQQKPKEAFLLADKTMLTVSKKDSQEQTVKFTAGSVGPKQMADENNHSVASGQYDINSSSHQECWRSDEWNRHACSDDDKEEKVGHLQKSQSLGNMLQEDCDHHGSEGTECDITDHDYRSHCSGFKSNTDVEESTRLGSKNNENVFDASSDLISHGVYEPSVDHAADSDRHHSYDHSKFPRSQSAIFQNNSDSDREGSVDSERLGPRCRSFEDLCSMDGEKVDYLSGDETNRSKSNLPVLCAGPSSPGISELLDLENGSGGRSDAAEDGQRSSASVDGKFVRDGMISHDYWDGKYIAADNSAHPVATCCADSGHYCVINGALNQEREEKLWNRNSGLDQESLGIDMPNLKNPSDSKDISEEAEHNETEMNGDQHFDEDPNELSPRAYSIKRIEDWISQIDIDSDIIVEEQGESSSSASTKYSESVVSVSAVRPDAKSPLGMEIAYTYISKLTPVSSSAQLPNLGLVAIPRLSAFSGLRLLNLSGNSIVRVTAGALPKGLHMLSLSKNNISIIEGLRELTRLRLLDISYNRISRIGHGLASCSSLKELYLAGNKISEVDGLHRLLKLKVLDLRHNKISTSKGLGQLAANYNSLEAINLDGNPAQKNVGDQHLKKYLLGLLPNLAVYNKQPVRATGSKEVSDRHTRKISSSHRSDRSSRSDRKSSRLVAGTSSRHARPAHTSGPLVKQSRSRNMPMAALGSRPVEYAGAGVPAKQIQMEENSQ